The Triticum urartu cultivar G1812 chromosome 5, Tu2.1, whole genome shotgun sequence genome contains the following window.
ATGGCAAAATGCTTACAAAGAACTGTTCAGAGACATAAATCTGAATGGTTTCCTAAACTTTGATGTTAAGCGATCTCTGGAATGATTTCCTTCACCATCATGAACAAGGCATCCGTGCAAGGCCTTGAATTTATTCAAGCCTCATAATGAGAACTACTACCAAGTAATTTTCCCTTcagaaatactccctccgtcccatattaattgtcgctcagacggatgtatctagatgtagaTAGATACGTTTGAGCGATAACTAATATGGCACGGGAGGGAGTATGCATTTGCTTTTGCCAGGGGTATTTCTTGAGCACTCACGCATGTACAATCTGCTATCACACACTACTTTAGAGTTTTCACTTACCTAAACCAGAACAGGGACTATTTCTTCCATTCGTTCTGGTGGCAGATTTTTACCCTTGAAACGCTTGTAGGTAAACCACCAATCATCTGGATGTTTTCCCCTGCAAGTGGCTCCGGCTACGCCTATGCCAATAGCACATATGGCTCTAGGCAACCCTCCACATGCTGAAACCATCTAATAACCAATATAAACTATAAATTATAGTGCACAGTTTTTATTTGTTATGTTAAAAGTATATCTGAAAAAGTTATTCTGTAAAAATATATATTACCTGTTTTGCATATTCACAAATTTCATTATCAGCTTCTGTGATTTTAACTCCCGCATTATACTCGAAAAGACTCCAAGCATCTTCATCCCCGAGACACTTCATCTCCAGAGTGTTTGATATGGTGCATCCCATGCGAGCACATACTACCTGACTCCTCGACGTAAGAATAACCTTTTGCCGATGCCCAAGAGCCATCGGCAAACCAACAGCTGTCAAATCTGGGTAGACTTCATCTTGCACATCGTCTAACAGAACCAAAAAACTGACATGCTCTAGGTACTCCATGATGATTTTAGCTCGGTAATGCTCCTCTAACAATGAGATTGCCTCCCAATCCAATTTCAAAAAATATGCGAAATGATTTTGCATAACTCTCACGCTACTGCCACCATCAAGAAATATGACATGACGAAATGAATCAGCATAGCTATCAGCGATGAGTGAAAGAAGCCGTGTCTTGCCAACACCCGACGTGCCCCATAATCCAAATATAGACTCATCCGATCGTTCACTTTGTAAGAATTCTAAGACCTTATTCTTATAAATGTCCATCCCATAAATGCCGCGAATACGAGGCACTATTTGCCGAGCACGAATTGGGGTTTCTAACATTCCTCGCTCCTCAGAGGTATTTGCCTGATTAGCCACATAACGAGCACTGAACTCCCACATCAAAATGCTGATTTCATACATTATGGCACTAACCTGATTCAGAGCAACAACACAGTCAATAAGTCACACATGAAAAAACACTTGTCTAATTTGCATGAGTGTGGAATAAGTTAATTAGGTTATCCAAATAAATGAATATCAATGCAAGAATCACACGCATGCTAGAGAGACAGATTTTACTAAATAAAATTGTGGAGAAAGCATGACACATGGAAGTAAAGTTATCATTGTATAATTACCTCAATAATATAATACACATAATAGGCATGGAATGAGTCAATTGTCAAGGGAGGTTAGTAATTAGTGTAGTGTCAGGCCTCTAGTCAAAGCAGCAACATGGTCAATATGTGGAGTGACTCTTATTTGCTCGGACATGGATCAGCAGATTATCATACCTGTAACTTGGGCATCCATAGGTAGATCATCTTGGGCACCAATAAGCAGACCATGAAAGCAAGCTTTAATTGATGATGCACAATCATGTGTCTGAAACGAGAGAAATTGTCAGATCATGTAATCAAAATTATACTCTTTGTTTGTACCCTACAAGACAACTCCGCCTATGTTGTCTCAACATAGCCGGTCCCAAGTCCGAGTAAAGGAGGGTTGTGATAGGCTTGGCGAGCCAACGTCAAAATTCCACTTTACACATAAAGAAATAAAGTGCAGACAATCATGGAGTCTACGGAATTATCAGTTCATACCTTTCTGGTTGAATTGGCCTTGTCCTTTTCACTAACATGAGAATAAAACAAAGAGGCACCATTGCAGCACATAAATGACCAAGAGTATGCCCGCTGACAATATGAAGTGTCCACGTATAAATTGGTTTGTCTGCAACCTCTTCTACTCTTGCAAGAACGTAAAATCCTGAAATTATTATTTTcaatagaagaaaaaaaaatcagaTTGTATAACTTAGGTCATATTGAATTGCACTTTCAGTAAGAACAACCAGAAGTTCATGTCCTATGAGAAATGAACTATCAAAAAACCAAGTACATTGAGGTGAATCAGAAATAGCAACCTACACAAAAATGAAAATACATGCATTATATTGAGAAAGAATAATACTAACCTGCTGCCCATAACCAGTAGCTTGTTGATTCAAACGACTTTGTTCCTGCCCAATCATCAAACCTTTCGATAATGAAAATGGCCTCGAAAGATGTGAAAGCGATCAACATCTGGACAAACAAACCAACATGCCATCCTTCAGTATATTAAACATCAAGAGgaaagcgtgagaaaaagtagatatatacattggagacgtatcactatgcATGATCACTAATATTGTTCCTACCTTGTTTGATGTCTTGGTAGGCAAATTTTGAGATGAACACGGACTCGGAGACCATCAAGACCGCGTGCAAAGATATTCTACAGAAAAATTCAAAGAACAGACGCCATCAGATCAAGAAGAAGTATTTTGATACCATAGCTGCAAACAAAGTCAGCATCAAGTCTCCGGTGCCAGATCTGACGGACGGTGAATGGCAACCTCTAGTGGAGATGTGGTCTACCCCAAGACACAAGGTTTGTCTCTGCTTTGTTTGCTGCTTTTTGTTCTGCACATGATATGCTAGTGCTAGATCATGCTCACAGTATACTTTTTTGTAGGAAACCTGTGTGTCGAACAAGATGAATCGAGAAAAAGTCGTGTACCAATAGAGAACTGGTTCCAGGCACTACACATTACACATTTTTGCCACTGTGAGAACTTTTCTCTAGAGCCCGTACCGTTTGATCCTCGTTGAATAACATTTCTGATTCTTGCTAAATAAAATTTTGATTTTTGTTGAAAAACATTTCAGAAAGAAGAGCGTAAGGGTGAGGAGCTGTCTGCGATTGACTTGTTCAAGGCCACACACAACAACAAGAAGCACGGGTTTTCGGAGCCAGTCAAGACTGCTATAGCAAGTCACTCCATGCTTTGTCCAGCCAATTCAAACTTTTGTCCAGAAACCTCAGCCCTGTTTGATTGTTATCCTGGGTGAGGAATgattattcttcaccccctccaTTTtagcatcaatgcaccgtaattttacgttccgtaaattttgttttatttcagatgtaaaaagagaacgtaaatatatatataataatcatagaaaatattttatgttatgtaaaattacagaCATAAAAACAATGTCTAAAATATacataaaatactatttttttggtcatataattttattttcttatgccaaattTTACATAATGAATTAATATAAATGTAACTATTTATATTTCAAAGTAATTTACGTATGAAATGATTGTAAGATTACCTTGAGTGAAGAATATATTATTCTGCACCCTGGATGATGAATAAATTATTGTTAAAACTAAACATAGGTATAGATACAGATATAGACTAGCAAAAGAGGCTGTGCATTGCAACGAGAGAGAAAATAACACACGCTGTCAACCAAATAAACATGACACAAGAACCTGATAGGTCCATGTCCTTTATTTTCACGTGGCATCATATTTCTGTTGCCGACGGTGGTTTCAGTGCTTACACAACAAAATCATGTTTGAATGTGTTCACTCCTAGGgcgactctctctctctctctctctctctctctctctctctctctctcgcgcgcgcgcgcacacacacacacactcgctcgAAATAAGATGAGAAGTATGTTGTTTTTTCTCGTGAGGTTTTTCAAAGGTGTGCATGCATAGTTATCGATGTTTTCTTTCCTCTCAATCTGGTTTAAtgggtgtttatttgcaattTGGATCGCCGCCGGTCTGAAAGAAAAACGGACCATACACTATAGATTAAATTTGcaccaaaaataatattttataagtATTTAACAGCTAAAAATAATATCATATTTTGATTCTACAGATTTTTCTTATCAAATTTCATATGTATAACATGTTTATATCGGAGTTATGGTTCAAAAGATATGGATAATTCTGTTTTAGATAAGTTCTGTATTGATTAACTGAAAAGTCAGGGGGTTTTCTGTTAAAGTTTAAAAAATGATTCGTCCATGGGTTGATTACCTGAAACATCAAGGGGATTTCTGAGAAAATGCAAATAATTTTTCTTTAGATAAGTTGCGGATTGATTAACCGGAAAGTCGGGGGGAGGGGGGGTCCTGTTAAAACAAAAATACTATTCGGCGGCGGGTTGATTACCTGAAATGTCAGAGGATTTTCTGAGAGAATGCAAAAAAAAGGTATGACTGTGACTTAAATGTGTAGTGCGGGTTAATTTACATAAACAAATGATTTTTTATAAAATGGCGCGACGATGAATCAACAGAAGCACTCTGTGCTTTTTATTAGTAGGAAAAAGAGCCCGTcggttgcaacgggagaaaaagaTACCACATGCCCGTAATCCAAATAATCACGAGTCAAGAAATCAATAGGTCCATGTTCCTTATTTCTAGATGACATCTCATCTTGTTGCCATCTTTCCATTGTCGCATTCTCGCACACGAAGATCATAGTGCTTACAGAACTGCAACGCACTTGAATGTGGTCAATCGTAAGTCGTTTTTCTTGTGGCATAAGATGAGGTTTTTTCTCTTGCTACATTTGTTTCATCTACAATTTGTTTGTGCGCTGTCGATTAAGGTTGCACTCCAAATAGCATTTTAAAAATGGTTAAAAGATAAAAAAAAATATCATATCCAGattccacacatttttctaatcaaatttcatatataacatgttaaaatTGAAGTTATGGTTTAACAGATATGGATATTTAAAAAACATTTATTTTACGTAGACTGCGGGTTAATTAACATAAAAGACACGGTGTTTTCTGTAAAAGCGCAAAAAAAGATTCAATTTAtcccttagagcatctccaacacaCGCGCTATCTTAGTCGCGCACTGGAAAAAAAACTGTTTTTTGCGCGCGCGGAGCCGAAACGGGCGCTCCAGGAGCCGTGCAATAATTGCACGCGCGGAGGA
Protein-coding sequences here:
- the LOC125506501 gene encoding disease resistance protein SUMM2-like, which produces MLIAFTSFEAIFIIERFDDWAGTKSFESTSYWLWAAGFYVLARVEEVADKPIYTWTLHIVSGHTLGHLCAAMVPLCFILMLVKRTRPIQPERHMIVHHQLKLAFMVCLLVPKMIYLWMPKLQVSAIMYEISILMWEFSARYVANQANTSEERGMLETPIRARQIVPRIRGIYGMDIYKNKVLEFLQSERSDESIFGLWGTSGVGKTRLLSLIADSYADSFRHVIFLDGGSSVRVMQNHFAYFLKLDWEAISLLEEHYRAKIIMEYLEHVSFLVLLDDVQDEVYPDLTAVGLPMALGHRQKVILTSRSQVVCARMGCTISNTLEMKCLGDEDAWSLFEYNAGVKITEADNEICEYAKQMVSACGGLPRAICAIGIGVAGATCRGKHPDDWWFTYKRFKGKNLPPERMEEIVPVLV